In Porphyromonas cangingivalis, a genomic segment contains:
- a CDS encoding zinc-dependent metalloprotease, translating to MKHRFLLPALLVVSLGGMEVSAQSVVPERPVDINVKKIFKSKRQKAKEEAEKNQGKAPSQDARKYSELTAGASMSDGLVRTILKDDKLYFELNDSIYGKDLLISNRISKTSDNTDFVAGQMVTDPLLFKLEKQGKKVFMYYVPTVNTIDEDDPIAPSFKKNFSAPILRVFDVVVSNGDNAVIDMTSFFLGAESNISPIAKAGRNGGTQIVQASQFSSVKSFPKNVEVKNIMSFRSMDKAYTIETHRSVVILPEEPMRMRLQDNRVGYFSSNRLRFTTNLDKLDPYQIIHRWRLEPKDKDAYFRGELVEPIKPIVFYVDTVFPAKWKGAVKAGILDWNIAFEQAGFKNAVIVKDYPSAAEDPNFDPDDLRYSCVKYATTTIANAMGPSYVDPRSGEILNADVIWYHNLTQLLHNWRFTQTAAVDKRVRTTRFPDEVMAESMRYVAAHEIGHTLGLMHNMGASHAFTVEQLRDPAFTQKYGTTPSIMDYARNNFVAQPGDFEKGVRLTPPLIGVYDIHAINWGYRLIPGAKDFRDEYSVLSSWIDAKKHDPMYVFGAQQIITLDPTAQTEDLSNDQIKAGTNAISNMKYIMKHYKEWLSEPGKRADNLEEAHRDMVQQFLRHLRHVTPFVGGRMYYENRQGDGQYPVYYVDKSRQKQAIKWVVSNLREMNNWLYDSETLQSYDASGHAKAAAVYYAIVPSVISDLLAPYRLLGVIEGNRAKKSTKYSLEEMLNDATREIYAASYAGRKLSDIDIAIEDAGIRTLIAYGSPKSAAAASAQKRLTEAQETVDALFTTMPCHSCASCALGAEHKQDQTSFVRINIMPARPAEYEVKPAILAKLNDVRKLYRQRAASTSDAKTRNFYKLWEEKFKDLLDH from the coding sequence ATGAAACATCGTTTTTTACTACCCGCTTTGCTCGTTGTGTCATTGGGTGGCATGGAGGTTTCGGCTCAAAGTGTTGTGCCCGAACGCCCTGTGGACATCAATGTCAAGAAAATCTTCAAGAGTAAGCGTCAGAAGGCTAAAGAGGAAGCCGAGAAAAATCAAGGTAAAGCACCCTCTCAGGATGCTCGAAAGTATTCGGAGCTCACAGCCGGGGCTTCAATGTCCGATGGCTTGGTGCGCACTATATTGAAGGATGATAAGCTCTACTTTGAGCTCAATGATTCCATCTATGGTAAGGATCTGTTGATTTCCAATCGTATCTCTAAGACTTCGGACAACACAGACTTCGTTGCCGGGCAGATGGTGACTGATCCTCTCCTCTTCAAGTTGGAAAAACAGGGCAAGAAGGTCTTCATGTATTATGTCCCCACTGTCAATACTATTGATGAGGATGATCCTATCGCACCATCGTTCAAGAAAAATTTCAGTGCTCCTATCCTCAGGGTGTTTGATGTCGTTGTGAGCAATGGCGATAATGCTGTCATTGACATGACTTCTTTCTTCTTGGGTGCGGAGTCCAATATTTCTCCCATAGCCAAGGCCGGCCGTAATGGTGGTACTCAGATCGTTCAGGCTTCGCAGTTCAGTAGCGTGAAGAGTTTCCCAAAAAATGTCGAAGTCAAGAACATCATGTCTTTCCGCAGTATGGATAAGGCCTATACCATCGAGACTCACAGGTCGGTGGTGATCTTGCCTGAAGAGCCTATGCGTATGAGACTTCAGGACAACAGAGTGGGTTACTTCTCATCTAATCGCCTGAGATTTACGACGAACCTCGACAAACTTGATCCTTATCAAATCATCCACAGATGGAGGCTCGAGCCTAAGGATAAGGATGCTTATTTCAGAGGCGAACTCGTAGAGCCTATCAAGCCTATTGTGTTCTATGTCGACACTGTCTTCCCTGCAAAGTGGAAAGGTGCTGTCAAGGCCGGTATCTTGGACTGGAACATCGCTTTTGAGCAGGCCGGCTTCAAGAATGCTGTCATCGTCAAGGATTACCCATCTGCTGCGGAGGATCCAAACTTTGATCCCGATGACTTGCGTTACTCTTGTGTCAAGTACGCAACGACAACCATTGCCAATGCCATGGGCCCCAGCTATGTAGACCCACGAAGCGGTGAGATCCTCAATGCCGATGTCATCTGGTATCACAACCTCACACAGCTCCTACACAACTGGAGGTTCACCCAGACCGCTGCTGTCGATAAGCGTGTCCGCACGACTCGATTCCCTGACGAAGTGATGGCGGAGTCTATGAGATATGTGGCTGCACACGAGATAGGCCATACCCTCGGTCTGATGCACAACATGGGGGCTTCGCACGCATTTACGGTGGAGCAGCTCAGAGATCCTGCCTTTACCCAAAAGTATGGTACTACTCCAAGTATCATGGACTATGCTCGTAACAACTTCGTAGCACAGCCCGGAGACTTTGAAAAAGGGGTAAGACTCACTCCACCCCTCATCGGTGTGTATGACATCCATGCCATCAACTGGGGTTATCGTCTCATCCCGGGCGCAAAGGACTTCAGAGATGAGTACTCTGTGCTTTCTTCTTGGATAGATGCAAAGAAACATGACCCTATGTATGTCTTCGGTGCTCAGCAGATCATCACGCTCGACCCTACCGCTCAGACAGAAGACTTGAGTAACGATCAGATCAAGGCCGGTACGAACGCGATCTCTAACATGAAGTACATCATGAAGCACTACAAGGAGTGGTTGAGTGAACCCGGTAAGAGGGCTGATAACCTCGAAGAAGCTCACAGAGACATGGTACAACAGTTCCTCCGTCACCTCAGACATGTCACTCCATTTGTGGGTGGTCGTATGTACTACGAAAACAGACAAGGGGATGGACAGTATCCTGTGTACTATGTCGATAAGTCTCGCCAAAAACAAGCCATCAAGTGGGTTGTCTCTAATCTTAGAGAGATGAACAATTGGCTCTACGATAGCGAGACCCTTCAGAGTTATGATGCATCGGGTCACGCAAAGGCTGCGGCTGTCTACTACGCGATAGTGCCTTCTGTGATCTCAGACCTCTTGGCACCATACCGCCTCCTCGGCGTGATCGAAGGTAATCGTGCCAAAAAGAGTACAAAGTATTCTCTCGAAGAGATGCTTAATGACGCGACTCGTGAAATCTATGCTGCATCCTATGCAGGTCGCAAGCTCTCGGATATCGATATTGCCATCGAGGATGCCGGCATCAGGACTCTCATTGCTTATGGATCGCCAAAGAGTGCAGCGGCTGCTTCGGCACAGAAGAGACTGACCGAAGCACAAGAGACCGTCGATGCGCTCTTCACCACAATGCCTTGTCATAGCTGTGCTTCTTGTGCTTTGGGTGCAGAGCATAAGCAAGATCAGACCTCATTCGTGCGTATCAATATCATGCCGGCTCGTCCTGCAGAGTATGAAGTGAAGCCGGCAATTCTTGCCAAACTGAACGATGTCCGTAAGCTCTATCGTCAGCGTGCAGCCTCTACATCTGATGCGAAGACACGTAACTTCTATAAACTTTGGGAAGAAAAATTCAAAGACTTGCTCGATCACTGA
- a CDS encoding lipopolysaccharide kinase InaA family protein — protein sequence MRTIVIAPECENYRDFVEGLDQSFHREGTTIYKGRNEIKIFELDNGIILNAKRFKEPNLINRFIYATFRKPKAVRAYENAIRMKAMGIDTPAPIGYMVHRAGLCVKHSYLVTFQSPLSRTMYEFGDSDLNGRDATVRAFARFAADLHKKGVYHKDFSPGNILFDEVEPGEYSFCVVDINRVKFVPVSLEDGCRNFCRLWGRKAFFEVLSDEYAKAIGADPQKVRDLIFHYHKKFWKNRYNHF from the coding sequence ATGAGAACTATCGTCATTGCCCCGGAGTGTGAGAACTATCGTGACTTTGTGGAGGGATTGGATCAATCCTTTCACAGAGAGGGGACGACCATCTACAAAGGGCGAAATGAGATCAAGATCTTCGAGCTTGATAATGGCATCATACTTAATGCAAAGAGATTCAAGGAACCCAATCTCATCAATAGGTTTATCTATGCAACATTCAGAAAACCCAAAGCAGTACGTGCGTACGAGAATGCCATCCGAATGAAGGCAATGGGTATAGATACCCCTGCCCCTATCGGCTACATGGTTCATCGTGCAGGACTCTGCGTGAAACATAGTTATCTCGTGACATTTCAAAGCCCATTGAGCAGAACGATGTATGAGTTTGGGGACAGCGATCTCAACGGTCGTGATGCCACGGTAAGGGCTTTCGCTCGATTTGCAGCAGATCTTCACAAAAAAGGAGTATATCATAAGGATTTCTCTCCTGGTAACATACTCTTTGATGAAGTCGAACCGGGAGAATACTCTTTCTGCGTGGTGGACATCAACCGCGTGAAGTTCGTCCCGGTGTCTCTTGAGGATGGATGTCGCAACTTCTGCAGACTATGGGGTAGAAAAGCATTCTTCGAAGTGCTCTCGGACGAATATGCAAAAGCTATAGGTGCAGACCCTCAGAAAGTTCGAGATCTCATATTTCACTACCACAAAAAATTTTGGAAAAATCGCTACAATCACTTCTGA
- a CDS encoding glycosyltransferase family 2 protein, protein MPKTKNYPDISLLVTTYNWPQALELVLKSALCQTIPPDEIVIADDGSREETKTLIDTIRESTSIPIVHVWQEDKGFRAAKIRNKAIARCTKDYIVQIDGDCILERHFIQDHLSLLKENRFLCGRRVYLDPKATETTLSRKKLSLWAHPSSIDYRSYLNNIRSNTMRQLFAKYYGRGVLDYISGCNMSYWRKDILAINGYNEAYEGWGAEDDDVVVRLFNMGVEKCCIKGGAVQYHLEHTYNSQDRLQINRELLKKQLEKGTYRTEKGVSQYL, encoded by the coding sequence ATGCCCAAAACAAAGAATTACCCTGACATAAGTCTGTTGGTCACGACTTATAATTGGCCACAGGCATTGGAGCTCGTACTCAAGTCAGCCCTCTGTCAGACTATACCGCCCGACGAGATAGTCATCGCCGACGATGGTTCAAGAGAAGAGACAAAGACATTGATCGATACCATCAGAGAAAGTACATCCATACCCATCGTACACGTATGGCAGGAAGACAAAGGATTTAGAGCGGCAAAGATCCGCAACAAGGCCATAGCTCGATGTACCAAGGACTACATCGTCCAGATTGATGGGGATTGTATCCTTGAGCGACACTTCATACAGGATCATCTGTCACTGCTTAAAGAGAATAGATTTCTGTGTGGACGGAGGGTCTATCTTGACCCTAAGGCGACCGAGACCACATTGAGTAGAAAGAAGCTCTCTCTATGGGCTCACCCCTCTTCGATAGACTATCGAAGCTATCTCAACAACATCAGGTCAAACACCATGCGACAACTCTTTGCAAAGTACTATGGGAGAGGAGTCTTGGACTATATTTCGGGGTGTAACATGTCCTATTGGAGGAAAGATATCCTTGCTATCAATGGTTACAACGAAGCCTACGAGGGATGGGGCGCCGAAGATGATGATGTCGTCGTGAGACTCTTCAACATGGGTGTCGAAAAATGTTGTATCAAAGGAGGTGCAGTCCAGTATCATTTGGAACACACGTACAATAGTCAGGACAGACTGCAGATCAATCGAGAACTTCTGAAAAAACAACTTGAAAAAGGGACTTATCGCACTGAAAAAGGGGTAAGTCAGTACCTATAA
- a CDS encoding glycosyltransferase family 2 protein: MVTKEQHNSSPKVSVIISTYNWTEALYVVVRSFFVQTYLPNEIIIADDGSREDTRDMIELLRTQSPIPIVHVWQEDDGYRKAKITNKAIAKATGDYLVFVDGDCIVKRHFVADHLSIAKPNGFVCGRRILLSPEMSEKTLAAKRLIPWEGILPPSFRIFSNTMRSKLIRKLFAKFYGKKGVSHALGCNLSFWRDDLIKVNGYNEAYEGWGAEDFDIIIRLLKSGVEKSCLKGGGVVYHLHHESFSTERLDINTKLLEEQMASTSYRADLGVDQYL, from the coding sequence ATGGTAACAAAAGAGCAACACAACTCGTCCCCCAAGGTAAGTGTCATCATATCCACATACAACTGGACTGAAGCCTTGTATGTCGTCGTCAGGTCATTTTTCGTACAGACCTATCTTCCAAACGAAATCATCATAGCCGATGATGGTTCGAGAGAAGACACACGAGATATGATCGAACTACTTCGCACACAATCTCCTATACCCATCGTACACGTATGGCAAGAAGATGATGGATACCGCAAAGCCAAAATCACCAATAAAGCGATTGCCAAAGCTACCGGCGATTACCTTGTCTTCGTCGATGGAGATTGTATCGTCAAGCGTCACTTTGTCGCCGATCACCTCTCGATTGCAAAGCCGAACGGTTTTGTCTGCGGAAGGCGCATCTTGCTCTCTCCAGAGATGTCCGAAAAGACACTTGCCGCAAAACGCCTCATACCTTGGGAAGGGATACTCCCGCCATCATTCAGAATCTTTTCGAACACCATGAGATCAAAGCTCATACGTAAGCTTTTTGCCAAATTCTATGGCAAAAAGGGGGTATCTCATGCCTTGGGTTGTAATCTTTCTTTCTGGAGGGACGATCTGATCAAGGTCAATGGCTACAATGAAGCCTATGAGGGCTGGGGGGCCGAAGACTTTGACATCATCATCAGACTCCTTAAGAGTGGTGTCGAAAAGTCTTGTCTCAAAGGAGGTGGTGTGGTCTATCACCTTCATCATGAATCGTTCAGCACAGAGAGGTTAGACATCAACACAAAACTCCTCGAAGAGCAGATGGCCTCCACATCGTACCGTGCAGATCTCGGTGTAGATCAATATCTGTAA
- a CDS encoding ATP-grasp fold amidoligase family protein gives MKILKQLLTRLSPKCNILWTFKRYHGYYPKLEKPQSLDEKIQWLKLHVHPYDPIYTRCADKWAVRAYIEQKGMGHLLTPLIAVYDSADEIDFESLPKKFALKYNFGFGMNIICKDKATLDVSKVIKKLKKWDRRKSHLTHAEMHYKDIPHKILTEAYIEPDEEQESPVDYKIYCFNGVPYCCMLCFDRGSGQTKFRYIDRDFNRLHIEYGDEGELPADLDREMVSKMFDYADVLSQDFPLVRVDFYLSQGKIYFGELTFSPAGGHDRTRTPEADRMLGEKLTLPPSLRTR, from the coding sequence ATGAAGATCCTGAAGCAACTCCTCACACGCTTGTCTCCGAAGTGCAACATCCTCTGGACCTTCAAGAGGTATCATGGCTATTATCCAAAGTTAGAAAAGCCCCAAAGCCTCGACGAAAAAATACAGTGGCTGAAGCTTCATGTACACCCTTATGACCCGATCTACACACGATGTGCTGACAAGTGGGCAGTAAGAGCGTACATCGAACAAAAGGGAATGGGACACTTGCTCACACCCCTAATCGCAGTGTATGACAGTGCGGATGAGATCGACTTCGAAAGTTTACCGAAGAAGTTTGCTCTCAAGTACAACTTCGGCTTCGGGATGAACATTATCTGTAAGGATAAGGCTACCCTCGATGTCTCCAAGGTAATCAAAAAGCTAAAAAAATGGGACAGACGGAAGTCTCACCTCACTCATGCGGAGATGCACTACAAAGACATCCCTCATAAGATATTGACTGAGGCTTATATCGAGCCGGATGAGGAGCAAGAGAGTCCTGTGGACTACAAGATATATTGCTTCAATGGTGTTCCCTATTGCTGCATGCTCTGCTTCGACAGAGGGAGCGGACAGACCAAATTCAGGTACATCGACCGGGATTTCAACAGGCTACACATCGAATACGGCGATGAGGGCGAACTTCCTGCAGACTTGGACCGAGAGATGGTCTCCAAGATGTTTGATTACGCTGATGTACTATCGCAAGATTTTCCTCTTGTACGTGTAGACTTCTACCTATCTCAAGGTAAAATATATTTCGGAGAACTCACATTTTCTCCTGCCGGAGGTCACGACCGCACACGGACTCCCGAGGCAGACCGCATGCTGGGTGAGAAGCTCACACTCCCACCCTCTCTTCGTACACGATAA
- a CDS encoding glycosyltransferase: MRPSISVIFTTYNQPLWLHKVLVGFSMQTFTDFEVIIADDGSGPETQQVIDDAKTWATYPIKHVWIEDTGYHKCDILNMAIMQAEADYLVFTDGDCIPRKDYLQVHWDNKSPHRFLSGGAVRLPMGISLALTDEDIRSGRAFDRDELNKLVEGEKVKSLKLSKCPIIPPLMNAVSTVKASWNGNNSSCYKEHILAVNGMDERMKYGGQDRQLGERLTNIGITGKLVRYKATMLHLDHKRGYVTEEGWKFNNQLRKETRSEKVTWSPYGILKVDECPSELKEASLRRKKS; this comes from the coding sequence ATGCGTCCTTCGATAAGCGTTATTTTCACGACATACAATCAACCCCTATGGTTGCACAAGGTTCTTGTAGGCTTCAGCATGCAGACTTTCACCGACTTTGAGGTCATCATTGCCGATGACGGATCAGGGCCGGAGACACAGCAGGTGATAGACGATGCCAAGACATGGGCTACTTACCCCATCAAGCACGTTTGGATAGAAGATACGGGGTACCATAAGTGTGACATCCTCAATATGGCTATCATGCAGGCAGAGGCAGATTATCTCGTTTTCACCGATGGCGACTGTATCCCTCGCAAGGATTATCTGCAGGTGCACTGGGACAATAAGTCTCCTCATCGTTTTCTCTCCGGTGGCGCTGTTCGTCTGCCGATGGGCATCTCTCTTGCACTCACGGATGAGGACATAAGGAGTGGGCGAGCTTTTGACCGTGATGAGCTAAACAAACTCGTCGAGGGAGAGAAGGTCAAGTCTCTCAAGCTCTCGAAGTGTCCCATCATCCCTCCTCTCATGAATGCTGTATCTACCGTGAAGGCTTCGTGGAATGGAAATAACTCTTCGTGTTACAAGGAGCATATCTTGGCAGTCAATGGTATGGATGAGCGTATGAAGTACGGCGGGCAGGATAGACAGCTGGGCGAACGCTTGACCAATATCGGTATCACGGGCAAACTTGTTCGATACAAGGCCACGATGCTGCATCTCGATCACAAGAGAGGCTATGTGACGGAAGAGGGATGGAAGTTCAACAACCAACTTCGCAAAGAAACTCGTTCAGAGAAAGTTACTTGGAGTCCTTATGGTATCTTGAAGGTAGATGAGTGTCCGAGCGAATTGAAAGAGGCTTCGTTGCGACGTAAAAAATCCTGA
- a CDS encoding malate dehydrogenase produces MNFLTNEKLTIVGAAGMIGSNMAQTAAMMRLTPNICLYDPFANGLEGVAEELRHCSFEGVHITFTSDIKEAFTGAKYIVSSGGAPRKEGMTREDLLKGNAEIAAQLGKDIKAYCPDVKHVVIIFNPADITGLVTMLYAGIDPSRLTTLAGLDSTRLQSEIAKHFGIEQSKVTNTRTYGGHGEQMAVFASSAKVDGTPLTDLIGTDKLTNEAWAALRERVVKGGANIIKLRGRSSFQSPSYVSIEMIRAAMGGEAFRWPSGCYVSTGGFDHIMMAMETKITKDGVSYTDVKGTETEMAELQSSYKHLCDLRDQVIEMGVLPPVDKWHTINPHIK; encoded by the coding sequence ATGAACTTTTTGACTAACGAAAAATTAACGATCGTGGGAGCTGCCGGTATGATCGGCTCGAATATGGCACAGACAGCAGCAATGATGCGCTTGACTCCAAACATTTGCCTTTACGACCCATTCGCCAATGGGCTTGAGGGGGTGGCAGAAGAACTACGACACTGCTCTTTCGAAGGTGTCCATATCACATTCACATCAGACATAAAGGAAGCCTTTACCGGTGCAAAGTATATCGTATCATCAGGTGGTGCGCCCAGAAAAGAGGGTATGACTCGCGAAGACCTCCTAAAGGGTAATGCTGAGATCGCAGCACAGCTCGGTAAAGACATCAAGGCATATTGTCCTGACGTCAAGCATGTCGTCATCATCTTCAACCCCGCAGACATCACCGGTCTTGTGACCATGCTCTACGCAGGCATCGATCCATCTCGTCTGACGACCCTTGCAGGTCTCGACTCTACCCGTCTTCAGAGTGAAATCGCCAAGCACTTCGGCATCGAGCAAAGCAAGGTCACTAACACCCGCACTTATGGTGGTCATGGAGAACAAATGGCAGTCTTCGCATCTTCGGCAAAAGTCGATGGGACTCCTCTCACCGATCTTATCGGTACGGATAAACTTACAAATGAGGCTTGGGCAGCCCTTCGCGAAAGAGTCGTAAAGGGTGGTGCAAACATCATCAAGCTACGTGGTCGCTCGTCCTTCCAGAGTCCATCGTACGTATCCATCGAGATGATCAGAGCTGCCATGGGTGGCGAAGCATTCAGATGGCCTTCAGGTTGTTATGTCTCCACCGGTGGGTTTGATCACATCATGATGGCGATGGAGACAAAGATTACCAAGGATGGTGTATCTTACACCGATGTCAAGGGCACCGAGACTGAGATGGCAGAGCTACAAAGCAGTTACAAGCACCTCTGTGATCTCAGAGATCAAGTCATCGAGATGGGGGTCCTACCTCCGGTAGATAAGTGGCACACTATCAACCCTCACATCAAGTAA
- a CDS encoding M13 family metallopeptidase encodes MKKVLLPFAGMVCATMLFTGCQPQKSQEKERVVVPGIDTTAMDKSVNPKADFYRYVNGGWMAANPLKEEYGNYGSFHVLRDSAQSIARYIIEHLDGSVAGSDEAKAKTLYTLAMDEDKLNADGATPVKAALERIDAIGDMDGLVNFLAESANNGNQFLFYTYVTIDNDNSSRHILELAQPSLIMGDQDYYQDAPNYKNFQEGYLTYISKLLTLSGATEEDAMNIAKNVYATEKKLSDILYTKIQLREPELNWNKTERSAFLSAYKFPWETYFNQRKGLENFETLNVAQKDYIKKFDTFINTIALEDLKNYFKVITLNGAADYLSEDFRKASFDFSGKLMSGLQEMQPRWKEAVELVDDTFGEVVGKIYTKEHFPAAAKERMTTLVENLKIALSERIASLEWMSDETKKNAQEKLAAFKVKIGYPDKWEGYAELEVDDSSLYAFVSKYGKYQTEKNIADLNKPVDVNKWYMNPHTVNAYYNPTTNEICFPAGILQPPFFNLDADDPVNYGAIGVVIGHEMTHGFDDQGRKYDKNGNMSNWWTKEDEEKFNASTAKLVDQFNQIIVADDVHADGHNTLGENIADQGGLIVAFEAMKKAMGDKPQELIDGMTPEQRFFIAYARVWGQNIRKETILRLTKVDVHSLGEWRVNQTLRNIPAFYEAFDIQEGDPMYLAPEDRVLVW; translated from the coding sequence ATGAAGAAAGTTCTTTTACCATTCGCCGGAATGGTATGTGCAACGATGCTCTTCACAGGTTGTCAACCACAGAAGAGCCAAGAGAAAGAAAGAGTGGTCGTGCCAGGGATTGACACGACTGCCATGGACAAGAGTGTAAACCCCAAGGCAGACTTCTACCGCTATGTGAATGGTGGATGGATGGCTGCGAATCCACTCAAGGAAGAGTACGGTAACTATGGATCGTTCCATGTCTTGAGAGACTCGGCACAGAGCATCGCTCGCTATATCATCGAGCACTTGGATGGCTCTGTGGCAGGCTCCGACGAAGCTAAAGCAAAGACCCTCTATACCCTCGCAATGGATGAGGACAAGCTCAACGCAGACGGTGCGACCCCTGTGAAAGCCGCATTGGAGCGTATCGATGCTATCGGTGACATGGATGGTTTGGTTAACTTCCTTGCAGAGTCTGCAAACAACGGCAACCAGTTCTTATTCTACACTTATGTGACCATAGACAACGACAACAGCAGCCGTCACATCCTTGAGCTTGCACAGCCTTCTCTAATCATGGGCGACCAAGACTACTATCAAGACGCCCCTAACTACAAGAACTTCCAAGAGGGGTATCTCACCTACATCTCCAAGCTCTTGACACTCTCTGGCGCGACCGAAGAAGATGCCATGAACATCGCCAAAAATGTCTATGCCACAGAGAAGAAACTCTCAGATATCCTCTATACCAAGATCCAACTCAGGGAACCTGAGCTCAATTGGAACAAGACTGAGAGATCTGCCTTCCTATCGGCATATAAGTTCCCATGGGAGACTTATTTCAACCAAAGAAAGGGTCTTGAGAACTTTGAGACACTAAACGTTGCCCAAAAAGACTACATCAAGAAGTTTGATACCTTCATCAACACGATCGCCCTCGAAGACTTGAAGAACTACTTCAAGGTCATCACCCTCAACGGTGCGGCAGACTACTTGAGTGAAGACTTCAGAAAGGCATCCTTCGACTTCAGTGGCAAACTTATGAGTGGGCTACAAGAAATGCAACCTCGCTGGAAAGAAGCCGTAGAGCTTGTCGATGACACCTTCGGTGAAGTTGTGGGTAAGATCTATACTAAAGAACACTTCCCTGCAGCAGCTAAGGAGCGCATGACCACACTCGTCGAAAATCTCAAGATTGCTCTCTCTGAACGAATTGCTTCTCTCGAATGGATGTCGGATGAGACAAAGAAAAATGCACAAGAGAAGTTGGCGGCATTCAAGGTAAAGATCGGCTATCCTGACAAGTGGGAGGGCTATGCAGAGCTCGAAGTGGATGACTCGTCTCTATATGCCTTTGTATCTAAGTATGGCAAGTATCAGACAGAAAAGAACATAGCAGATCTCAACAAGCCTGTGGATGTCAACAAGTGGTACATGAACCCTCACACCGTCAATGCATACTACAATCCTACCACAAACGAAATCTGCTTCCCTGCAGGTATTCTCCAGCCACCATTCTTCAACCTTGATGCTGATGATCCTGTCAACTATGGTGCCATCGGGGTCGTCATCGGTCATGAGATGACACACGGATTTGACGACCAAGGTCGCAAATACGACAAGAATGGTAATATGAGCAACTGGTGGACGAAAGAAGACGAAGAGAAGTTCAATGCTTCGACAGCTAAGTTGGTCGATCAGTTCAACCAAATTATCGTAGCTGACGATGTACACGCTGATGGTCATAATACTCTTGGCGAAAACATTGCTGACCAAGGTGGTCTTATCGTAGCCTTCGAAGCTATGAAAAAAGCAATGGGCGATAAGCCGCAAGAGCTCATCGATGGCATGACACCCGAACAAAGATTCTTCATCGCCTATGCAAGAGTATGGGGACAAAATATCCGTAAGGAAACCATCCTCAGACTCACCAAGGTGGATGTACATAGCCTCGGTGAATGGCGTGTCAACCAAACTCTCCGCAACATACCGGCGTTCTACGAAGCATTCGATATCCAAGAAGGAGATCCTATGTACCTCGCACCTGAGGACAGAGTATTGGTTTGGTAA
- the folE gene encoding GTP cyclohydrolase I FolE — MSILDTSKGYHTQKTSDEEEEKIISDLAVHYKSTINILGEDINREGLVKTPQRVAKAMRFLTQGYRQDPAAVLRSAMFREDYQQMVIVKDIDFYSMCEHHMLPFFGKAHIAYIPNKYITGLSKLPRVVDIFARRLQVQERLTTEIKDCIQDTLNPMGVMVVIEAQHMCMQMRGVQKQNSITTTSDFTGVFQDQRTREEFMSLIRSK, encoded by the coding sequence ATGTCAATTTTAGACACATCAAAAGGGTATCATACCCAAAAAACATCAGACGAGGAAGAAGAAAAAATCATATCCGATCTCGCCGTACACTATAAGTCTACGATCAATATTCTCGGAGAAGACATCAACCGTGAGGGGCTGGTCAAAACGCCTCAAAGAGTGGCTAAGGCCATGAGATTCTTGACACAAGGGTATCGTCAAGATCCGGCTGCAGTTCTTCGTTCGGCGATGTTCAGAGAGGATTATCAGCAGATGGTCATTGTCAAGGACATAGACTTCTATTCGATGTGTGAGCATCATATGTTACCATTCTTTGGCAAGGCTCACATTGCTTATATCCCCAATAAGTATATTACGGGGTTGAGCAAGTTACCTCGGGTTGTTGATATATTTGCTCGTCGATTGCAGGTGCAAGAGCGTCTCACTACAGAGATCAAAGATTGTATTCAAGATACACTTAATCCTATGGGAGTAATGGTCGTCATCGAGGCACAGCACATGTGTATGCAGATGAGAGGTGTACAGAAGCAAAATTCAATCACAACCACGAGTGACTTCACAGGAGTCTTCCAGGATCAGCGTACTCGTGAAGAGTTCATGAGTTTGATCCGATCAAAGTAA